The proteins below come from a single Chryseobacterium capnotolerans genomic window:
- a CDS encoding phosphodiester glycosidase family protein: protein MYQVNPKRQEVKLYWKNSQNEILKSIRNLKYETESGNKKLLFAMNGGMFEADNTPKGLYIENFKILKPIDTLQGSGNFYLQPNGIFYLTQNNQPGISETKKYKQNPSIKFATQSGPMLLIDGKINNIFQKDSKNLNIRNGVGVLDNGEIIFAMSKKEVNFYSLAQLFKEMGCKKALYLDGFVSRTYLPEKSWIQTDGNFGVIIGVTESK, encoded by the coding sequence ATGTATCAGGTAAATCCTAAAAGACAGGAGGTAAAATTATACTGGAAGAACAGTCAGAATGAAATTCTGAAAAGCATTCGTAACCTTAAATATGAAACAGAATCAGGGAATAAAAAATTACTTTTCGCGATGAACGGCGGAATGTTTGAAGCAGATAATACCCCCAAAGGATTGTATATTGAAAACTTCAAAATCCTTAAACCTATTGACACATTGCAGGGATCCGGAAACTTTTATCTTCAGCCTAATGGAATATTTTATTTAACCCAAAACAATCAACCTGGAATTTCTGAAACTAAAAAATATAAACAAAATCCTTCCATCAAATTTGCGACTCAGTCTGGGCCGATGTTATTGATAGATGGAAAGATCAATAACATCTTTCAAAAAGATTCTAAAAATCTGAATATCAGAAACGGTGTTGGTGTTCTGGACAATGGAGAAATTATTTTTGCCATGTCTAAAAAAGAAGTAAACTTCTATAGTCTAGCTCAGCTTTTTAAAGAAATGGGCTGTAAAAAAGCGTTGTATCTTGACGGTTTTGTTTCCAGGACTTATCTTCCTGAGAAAAGCTGGATTCAGACTGATGGTAACTTCGGAGTGATAATAGGAGTTACAGAATCTAAATAA
- a CDS encoding DUF1801 domain-containing protein, whose product MNIHKQISEYITTQSEPKRSDMQELHHLILELMPEGKLWFLDGKNDDGKTVSNPNIGYGSHSMQYADGKTKEFYRIGMSANTTGISVYIMGIDDKTYLSRTFGKEIGKASVTGYCIKFKALKDINIEILKAAIQSGYSQKF is encoded by the coding sequence ATGAACATCCATAAACAGATCAGCGAATATATTACAACACAATCTGAACCCAAACGTTCCGATATGCAGGAACTTCATCATCTCATACTGGAACTTATGCCTGAGGGTAAGTTATGGTTTTTGGATGGAAAAAATGATGATGGTAAAACAGTTTCCAATCCCAATATAGGTTACGGATCTCATAGTATGCAATATGCTGATGGAAAAACCAAAGAATTCTACCGGATCGGAATGAGCGCCAATACCACCGGAATATCTGTTTATATTATGGGAATCGATGATAAAACTTATTTAAGCAGAACCTTTGGAAAAGAAATAGGGAAAGCCAGCGTAACCGGATATTGTATTAAATTTAAAGCTTTGAAAGATATCAATATTGAAATCCTTAAAGCGGCTATACAATCTGGCTACAGCCAAAAATTTTAA
- a CDS encoding SHOCT domain-containing protein has protein sequence MKRLVLLFTLLIFGSSYAQNTPIFENDTLTTSTGFKVYEGLDLKIGTGSMNDGDFKFIRTNASSLFNYTSTTGYQGLANQANSFRRSNSGLSFKVKKIMSRGNKKNGFVYYAKIGSGLINYEIDLENAIRSGELIVPDEFLPKEKSQRVNSETKYDRLKKIKELKDSGVLSEEEFQKEKDKIMAEK, from the coding sequence ATGAAAAGATTAGTCTTATTATTTACCCTCCTGATTTTTGGAAGTTCATATGCTCAAAACACGCCAATATTTGAAAATGATACCCTCACCACCTCAACAGGCTTCAAGGTATATGAAGGTTTAGACCTGAAAATCGGGACAGGTTCTATGAATGATGGCGATTTTAAGTTTATCAGGACCAATGCCTCTTCCCTATTCAATTATACTTCAACCACAGGATATCAGGGACTGGCCAATCAGGCAAATTCATTTAGAAGAAGTAACTCCGGACTGTCATTCAAAGTAAAAAAAATAATGTCGAGAGGGAATAAAAAAAATGGCTTTGTGTATTATGCTAAAATCGGAAGCGGTCTCATAAATTATGAAATAGATCTTGAAAATGCCATCAGATCAGGTGAGCTGATTGTTCCGGATGAATTTTTACCTAAAGAAAAATCTCAGCGTGTGAATTCGGAAACGAAATATGACAGGCTGAAAAAAATTAAAGAACTAAAAGACTCCGGAGTGCTATCCGAAGAAGAGTTCCAGAAAGAAAAAGATAAAATAATGGCTGAAAAATAG
- a CDS encoding DKNYY domain-containing protein, protein MGNSWFAKDYKNVYYSRPTSGGREITKVEHADVNTFKIIDGNYKYAVDKGNFFNATEKIEGFIPLKTEQIKNKEGKVIELKMKNKNLILNLKKVHTTRDK, encoded by the coding sequence ATCGGAAACTCTTGGTTTGCAAAAGACTATAAAAATGTATACTATTCCAGACCTACAAGTGGGGGAAGAGAGATTACAAAAGTAGAGCATGCAGATGTCAATACCTTTAAAATTATTGATGGAAACTATAAATATGCTGTTGACAAAGGTAATTTCTTTAATGCCACTGAAAAAATTGAAGGTTTCATTCCTTTAAAAACTGAACAGATAAAAAACAAAGAAGGAAAAGTGATTGAGTTAAAAATGAAAAATAAAAATTTGATCTTGAACCTTAAAAAAGTTCACACAACAAGAGATAAATAA
- a CDS encoding metallophosphoesterase — MRTFVIGDIHGCYDELIALTKSINLKDEDLLVSLGDIVDRGNKSKEVYEYFKNRPNSIVLMGNHERKHLNGILSYAQEIVKVQFGEQYAEFIDWLKTLNYYHETDDALIIHAFFEHDKKIQEQKEEVLSGSTSGDRYLEKKYAENTYWNEYYRGKKPIIYGHHVVGDHPKIINNTYGIDTGSCHGNYLTAIELPLFQIHQVKAQKDYWIEEQKKWQIPVLKNKNWNEMTFIEIDKQLTKLAYIEDEEIIRFLNDLREWKNQLQKSLKNIKEMIDTITESIMKYSPDAFNVEAKKYSFNRYMYKSRSNRLEVKDLEKYIDTPQKILDLQIELKNIK, encoded by the coding sequence ATGAGAACCTTTGTAATCGGAGACATTCACGGATGCTATGATGAGCTTATCGCTCTGACAAAATCCATTAACTTAAAAGATGAAGACCTTCTTGTTTCTTTAGGAGATATTGTAGACAGAGGTAATAAATCTAAAGAGGTATACGAATATTTTAAAAATCGTCCGAATTCAATTGTCCTGATGGGAAACCATGAGAGAAAGCATCTGAATGGAATTTTAAGCTATGCCCAGGAGATTGTAAAAGTACAGTTCGGAGAACAATATGCTGAATTTATTGATTGGCTAAAAACTCTAAACTACTATCACGAAACCGATGATGCCCTTATCATTCATGCCTTTTTTGAACATGATAAAAAAATACAGGAACAAAAAGAAGAAGTTCTCTCTGGTTCCACGTCCGGAGATCGGTATCTAGAGAAAAAATATGCTGAAAACACCTATTGGAATGAATATTATAGAGGCAAGAAACCTATTATTTATGGACATCATGTGGTAGGAGATCATCCCAAAATAATAAACAATACCTATGGAATAGATACAGGAAGCTGTCATGGAAATTATTTAACCGCTATTGAACTCCCGTTATTTCAAATCCATCAGGTAAAAGCACAGAAAGATTATTGGATTGAAGAACAGAAAAAATGGCAGATTCCGGTTCTAAAAAATAAAAACTGGAACGAAATGACCTTCATCGAAATTGATAAACAGCTTACAAAACTGGCTTATATTGAAGATGAAGAAATTATCCGCTTTCTCAATGATTTACGTGAATGGAAAAATCAATTACAAAAGTCATTGAAAAATATCAAAGAAATGATTGATACTATTACTGAATCTATTATGAAATATTCTCCTGATGCATTCAATGTTGAAGCAAAGAAATATTCCTTTAACCGATATATGTATAAAAGCAGATCCAACCGTTTAGAAGTAAAAGATCTGGAAAAATATATTGATACCCCACAAAAGATTTTGGATTTGCAAATAGAGCTTAAAAATATTAAATAA
- a CDS encoding nuclear transport factor 2 family protein produces MKYYSIFLLLFLISQWIPAQTKQDTLSIKQAVLDYIESQHSLSPSRMERALHPRMVKRTFWKDKATGKEYLRETNTESMILLAESYNKKGDKFPASPQKEIKLLDISDKTASVKLIADEWIDYMHLAKLNGSWKIVNVLWQYHDSKRHE; encoded by the coding sequence ATGAAATATTACAGTATCTTTCTTCTGCTCTTTTTAATCAGCCAATGGATACCGGCTCAAACAAAACAGGATACGTTGAGCATCAAACAGGCGGTTCTTGATTATATAGAATCCCAGCACTCACTTTCTCCCAGCAGAATGGAGCGTGCTCTTCATCCCCGTATGGTAAAACGTACCTTTTGGAAAGATAAAGCTACAGGCAAAGAATATCTCAGAGAGACCAATACAGAATCTATGATTTTACTGGCTGAAAGTTATAATAAAAAAGGGGATAAATTTCCGGCATCTCCCCAAAAAGAAATTAAACTGCTTGATATTTCCGACAAAACAGCCTCTGTAAAATTAATTGCAGATGAATGGATAGATTATATGCATCTTGCTAAATTAAACGGATCATGGAAAATTGTTAATGTTCTCTGGCAGTAC
- a CDS encoding serine hydrolase domain-containing protein, with the protein MALRRKFIVILSFVSQLFFSQNSKKYIDSVRQAFHIPEVSYAVINEKDIKSIGSLGLHAVNLKDSASLNDRFHIGSNTKAMTAYMIAKYVEKGKIKWSTKFFDLFPEWKKTSQKEYYNITLEELLSHRALIQPFQGENDPQIPKFKGDQALKRKQFGRFVLTLVPANPGTDHAYVYSNAGYTLAALMIEKVTKKTWEQLIDKVFNADLNLNIKFSWPENQKAKDTWGHSFENGQLVPVPSTTDYHLDYTEPAGDLNIKLPDYIKFIQMNLKGLKGENNYLKASTYQYIHDHFPQYSMGWYNISENNIQWSNHSGTAGTYYTLVHIDKTNGIAYIIFTNSFNEETTNGVRLIMRYLKKQLNRHE; encoded by the coding sequence ATGGCTCTCAGACGTAAATTCATCGTTATTCTCTCTTTCGTTAGTCAGTTGTTTTTCTCACAGAATAGCAAGAAATATATTGACTCCGTGAGACAGGCATTTCACATTCCTGAGGTAAGCTATGCCGTTATCAATGAAAAAGACATAAAAAGTATAGGCAGCCTTGGTCTTCATGCTGTAAATCTTAAAGATTCGGCTAGTTTGAATGACCGATTCCATATAGGATCCAATACAAAGGCAATGACTGCTTATATGATTGCAAAATATGTAGAAAAAGGAAAAATCAAATGGAGCACAAAATTTTTTGATCTTTTCCCGGAATGGAAAAAGACTTCCCAAAAAGAATATTACAACATTACATTAGAAGAACTCCTTTCCCACCGTGCATTAATTCAGCCTTTCCAGGGAGAAAATGATCCGCAGATTCCTAAGTTTAAAGGAGATCAAGCCTTAAAAAGAAAACAATTTGGAAGATTTGTTCTCACCTTAGTTCCGGCAAACCCAGGTACTGACCATGCCTATGTTTACTCGAATGCAGGTTATACATTAGCTGCTTTAATGATAGAAAAAGTGACTAAAAAAACATGGGAACAATTAATAGATAAGGTTTTTAATGCTGATCTGAATTTAAATATTAAGTTTTCATGGCCCGAAAATCAGAAAGCAAAAGACACCTGGGGACATTCTTTTGAAAATGGACAGCTTGTTCCTGTTCCTTCCACAACAGACTATCACCTTGATTATACTGAACCTGCGGGAGACCTTAATATCAAACTTCCAGATTATATAAAATTCATTCAGATGAATCTGAAAGGATTGAAAGGTGAAAATAACTATTTAAAGGCTTCTACCTATCAGTATATACATGATCATTTTCCACAGTATTCTATGGGCTGGTACAATATATCTGAAAACAACATACAATGGTCTAATCATTCGGGAACTGCCGGAACTTACTATACTTTGGTTCATATTGATAAAACAAATGGTATTGCTTACATTATTTTTACAAATTCTTTCAATGAAGAAACTACTAATGGCGTAAGACTGATAATGCGTTATCTAAAAAAACAATTAAATAGACATGAATAA
- a CDS encoding DUF2461 domain-containing protein: MKKTLEFLTQLAKNNNREWFTKHKTEYDLVTKENKVFFNQIYTELQEHDNLKGIHIFRIYRDVRFSKDQTPYKNNFGVGYSRSKPMLRGGYYIQLEPGNSFVGGGFWGPEAKDLLRIRKEFEISTTEIEKITSDKTFVKYFGELKGESVKTAPRGFDKNHPAIDLIRKKQYIVMRKFTDKEVLSDHFQKEVVLTLLAMRPFFDYMSEVLTTDLNGEPLF, encoded by the coding sequence ATGAAAAAAACACTTGAATTCCTTACCCAATTAGCAAAAAATAACAACCGCGAATGGTTTACCAAACATAAAACTGAATACGACCTGGTTACTAAAGAAAACAAAGTATTTTTCAATCAGATATATACTGAACTTCAGGAACATGATAATTTAAAAGGGATTCATATTTTCAGGATTTACAGAGATGTTCGTTTTTCCAAAGATCAGACCCCCTATAAAAACAATTTTGGGGTTGGATACTCCCGTTCAAAGCCAATGCTGAGAGGTGGATATTATATTCAACTGGAACCTGGAAATAGTTTTGTTGGTGGTGGATTTTGGGGACCTGAAGCCAAGGATTTACTTCGTATCCGCAAAGAATTTGAAATCAGCACTACGGAAATTGAAAAAATTACTTCTGATAAAACCTTTGTAAAATATTTTGGAGAACTTAAAGGTGAGTCTGTAAAAACAGCTCCACGAGGCTTTGATAAAAACCATCCCGCCATAGACCTCATCAGAAAAAAACAATACATCGTCATGCGGAAATTTACGGATAAAGAAGTTCTTTCTGATCATTTTCAAAAGGAAGTAGTTTTAACCTTACTGGCTATGCGCCCATTCTTTGATTATATGAGTGAAGTTTTGACAACGGATCTTAACGGTGAGCCGTTATTTTAA
- a CDS encoding SMI1/KNR4 family protein encodes MFLTTDLLDPDRQNTIQNIDQNLVDFLPKDYLHFLLEYGTGTYCDEVYITYPDDKNISLTFSSYTDLWKLNDLYNENDLLQSVQIGSTANGDIICVTQNKKGKIFVLPRHSTEIISFMAFDETIKYFVPKISKTYFDPIFDSKTECINLIKSEKELIDIFPIHEEFLRTFTFDFVINETTQPKYFLKVSAVGLLLISFTKTEFISNFKTVLLKIFFLL; translated from the coding sequence ATGTTTTTAACAACAGACCTATTAGATCCTGACAGACAAAATACCATTCAAAATATTGATCAGAACCTTGTAGACTTTTTACCCAAAGACTATCTGCATTTTCTACTTGAATATGGAACAGGAACCTATTGTGACGAAGTTTATATAACTTATCCAGATGACAAAAATATTTCTTTGACCTTCAGCAGCTATACAGACCTATGGAAATTGAATGATTTATACAATGAAAATGATTTACTACAATCTGTTCAGATTGGCTCAACGGCCAACGGAGATATTATTTGCGTAACACAAAACAAAAAAGGTAAAATATTTGTTCTGCCCAGGCATTCCACGGAGATTATATCATTTATGGCTTTTGATGAAACCATAAAATACTTTGTTCCAAAAATTTCAAAAACTTATTTCGATCCGATATTTGACAGCAAAACGGAATGCATAAACCTAATAAAATCTGAGAAGGAATTAATTGATATTTTTCCCATCCATGAAGAGTTTTTACGAACATTCACTTTTGATTTTGTAATAAACGAAACAACCCAACCCAAATATTTTTTAAAAGTTTCGGCGGTTGGATTACTTTTGATCTCATTTACAAAAACAGAATTTATATCAAATTTCAAAACCGTTTTATTGAAAATATTCTTTCTATTATGA
- a CDS encoding dihydrofolate reductase family protein, protein MKKIILDLATTLDGFIEGPNGEIDWCIMDDDMNFEGFISGIDTIFYGRVSYDAWGNYQPDESAAPEEIEFWKTIHAKDKFVFSSQKREDEKATFIHSDLVEKVSEIKKQGGKDIWLYGGASLIKTFIQNNLIDVYRISVHPVALGNGKPLFEDLKERVNLKLVKTNVFKSGVVQLIYQP, encoded by the coding sequence ATGAAAAAAATTATTCTGGATTTAGCAACCACTTTGGACGGATTTATTGAGGGGCCTAATGGAGAAATCGATTGGTGCATTATGGATGATGATATGAATTTTGAGGGTTTTATATCCGGAATCGATACTATTTTCTATGGGAGAGTAAGCTATGATGCATGGGGAAATTATCAGCCTGATGAAAGCGCTGCACCGGAAGAAATAGAATTCTGGAAAACCATTCATGCAAAGGATAAGTTTGTCTTCTCCAGCCAAAAACGGGAAGATGAGAAAGCCACATTTATTCACTCTGATCTTGTAGAAAAGGTTTCAGAGATCAAAAAACAGGGCGGAAAAGATATCTGGCTCTATGGTGGGGCAAGTCTTATTAAAACCTTTATTCAAAATAACCTGATTGACGTTTACAGAATATCTGTACATCCTGTCGCTTTAGGAAACGGTAAACCACTTTTTGAAGATTTAAAAGAAAGGGTAAATTTAAAACTTGTTAAAACGAATGTCTTTAAATCCGGTGTGGTACAACTTATTTATCAGCCATAA
- a CDS encoding T9SS C-terminal target domain-containing protein, whose protein sequence is MKTKLLFLSFLGTLLAHAQTLDFKNLVNMSVGRGAATSVIVDDNIYVSNGYQDKGGNSNYIEKYNITDNKWSVLNTALLTKKFANSETYDNKIYIFNGWGNSHLEIVDLTTNTITKGAVNRSYTGNAGSAIHNGKIYVFGGSGLNGAKSTVFSDKFQYYDIASNTWHPLPDMPTARETRGKIVNDKLYVIGGFNGTSSRLINVYDLNSNLWIKQYTMPAGISGHSLAVSGDKIFIAGGYNNQTFLAYFDTTTNKLHQLSSNMIPRRHAVAEVYNNKLYIIGGSTTSATSSAIKSIQVADISESVLTANTTNDNKALEKKVYTNAAKDGFVISNKNNSNQFEYTVYSTDGSQISKGFAYYNKTIDLSRVKRGTYIFMYKDEKGLLQQIKIFR, encoded by the coding sequence TTGAAGACAAAATTATTATTCCTTTCATTCTTGGGCACACTACTAGCCCACGCACAAACCCTTGATTTTAAAAATCTCGTCAATATGTCTGTAGGCAGAGGTGCTGCAACCAGTGTAATCGTAGATGATAATATCTATGTGAGCAACGGATATCAGGACAAAGGTGGTAACTCCAATTATATTGAGAAATATAATATTACGGATAACAAGTGGAGTGTTCTCAATACTGCTCTACTCACCAAAAAATTTGCTAATTCTGAGACTTACGATAATAAAATCTATATTTTTAATGGTTGGGGAAACAGTCATCTTGAAATTGTAGATCTCACAACCAATACCATAACGAAAGGGGCTGTTAATCGTTCCTATACAGGAAATGCAGGTTCTGCGATCCATAATGGCAAAATATATGTATTTGGCGGCAGCGGATTAAACGGGGCCAAAAGCACTGTATTCTCTGATAAATTCCAGTATTATGATATTGCTTCCAATACATGGCATCCATTACCCGACATGCCCACAGCCAGAGAAACAAGGGGCAAAATTGTGAATGATAAGCTTTATGTCATTGGTGGATTTAACGGTACCTCATCCCGCCTGATCAATGTCTACGACCTCAACTCTAATCTCTGGATCAAACAATATACAATGCCTGCTGGTATATCCGGACATTCATTAGCGGTATCCGGTGATAAGATTTTTATTGCAGGAGGCTATAATAATCAAACTTTTCTGGCCTATTTTGATACCACAACCAATAAATTACATCAACTATCATCCAATATGATTCCCAGAAGGCATGCTGTAGCGGAAGTATATAACAATAAACTATACATCATCGGCGGAAGTACAACATCTGCAACCAGCTCAGCTATTAAAAGTATACAGGTGGCAGATATCAGCGAAAGTGTACTTACTGCAAATACAACAAATGATAATAAGGCATTGGAGAAAAAAGTGTATACCAATGCAGCCAAAGATGGCTTTGTAATCAGTAATAAAAATAACAGCAATCAATTTGAATATACTGTTTACTCCACAGATGGCAGCCAGATCAGCAAAGGTTTTGCCTATTATAATAAGACGATAGATTTATCAAGAGTAAAGCGCGGAACTTATATTTTTATGTATAAAGACGAAAAAGGACTTTTGCAGCAGATTAAAATTTTCAGATAG
- a CDS encoding tetratricopeptide repeat protein, translating into MYKHFIILFLIISSIAKSQINIQELPNEWIKTKMRMLDGSKDVSEPFLESKYHRWKFNGQKLCTSSNPITRINENCVEYKTEKNFIKTSDESGYEILKLTQDSLILIQRINNIVEKDKVRKYWFVKSSIIRNKLLDTFKKDSVIIAIESFSPVFNGNLSADISKEFRSKNRFPAFNLIGNIVFFPKKEKLEFEIANTRETQVIENQKNIDFIKETFGKAYKNWNLNDFKIFDKVYLPFIIKCNNEQFGNGLRVTGCSIYYHMNTVDDINKTYSISLQDLELSNENFLKGLKAIQNNKYDKAIQYFNKSYEIDHRKIDALYNIANIYSFQKDNINECKYLQKLKDLEQTEGINNYNLKCSAL; encoded by the coding sequence ATGTATAAACATTTCATAATACTTTTTTTAATCATTTCAAGTATTGCAAAATCACAGATTAACATTCAAGAATTGCCAAATGAATGGATAAAAACTAAAATGAGAATGCTTGATGGAAGCAAAGATGTATCAGAACCATTTTTAGAATCAAAGTATCACCGTTGGAAATTCAATGGACAAAAATTATGTACAAGCTCTAATCCAATTACTAGAATTAACGAAAATTGCGTAGAGTATAAAACTGAAAAGAATTTCATTAAGACTTCTGATGAATCCGGCTATGAGATTCTAAAATTAACGCAAGACTCGCTAATCCTAATACAAAGAATTAATAACATCGTTGAGAAAGATAAAGTAAGAAAATATTGGTTTGTAAAATCCTCTATCATTAGAAATAAACTTCTTGATACATTCAAAAAAGATTCTGTTATAATAGCAATCGAATCTTTTTCACCAGTATTTAATGGAAATTTATCCGCAGATATTTCAAAAGAATTTCGTAGTAAGAACAGATTTCCGGCCTTTAATCTGATAGGTAATATTGTTTTTTTTCCTAAAAAAGAAAAACTGGAATTTGAAATTGCTAATACTCGTGAAACACAAGTTATTGAGAATCAAAAAAACATTGATTTCATTAAAGAAACTTTTGGTAAGGCCTATAAAAATTGGAATCTTAATGATTTTAAAATTTTTGATAAAGTCTATTTACCTTTCATAATAAAATGTAATAATGAACAATTTGGTAATGGTTTAAGAGTAACAGGATGCTCAATTTATTATCACATGAACACTGTTGATGATATTAATAAAACTTACAGTATAAGTCTTCAAGATCTCGAATTATCTAATGAAAATTTTCTAAAAGGGCTTAAAGCCATTCAAAATAATAAATATGATAAAGCAATACAATATTTCAATAAATCATACGAAATAGATCATAGAAAGATTGATGCATTATACAATATTGCCAATATTTATTCCTTTCAAAAAGACAATATTAATGAATGTAAATATTTACAGAAATTAAAAGACCTTGAACAAACTGAAGGAATCAATAATTATAACTTAAAATGTTCTGCATTATAA
- a CDS encoding serine hydrolase domain-containing protein: protein MQYHKQFFLFFTTLLLLANYTFAQTKNIARIDSLMKSANQSGAFNGNILVSKNNKIIYNVSFGYTDATKTKKLTPYYKFNIGSITKEFSGVALLQLQEQGKLKIEDPISKYIPELPKWANEVSLKDLLQYTSGIPNVNWKKIKSNQDVFDDLKLIDKLDFVPAAQYDYNMNNVFLRQFIVEKITGMPYKDYVHKNIFKPCKMNSAEITPIADEKLIAKGFNSKLIEDKPDFLVGGTFLTTSDLLKFVNCLHSKKLINENSLFELGQNFDLPDTQSSLGEATFKNKKLVAHSHDGRAGNYEALLVSDLNENSTIILLGNSYNGKLFEIADAITAILKKRNK from the coding sequence ATGCAATACCATAAACAATTCTTCTTATTTTTCACCACGCTCCTACTTTTAGCCAATTATACATTTGCGCAGACAAAAAACATCGCAAGGATAGACTCTTTAATGAAATCAGCAAACCAATCCGGAGCTTTTAATGGCAATATTTTAGTATCAAAAAACAATAAAATTATTTACAACGTTTCTTTTGGGTATACAGATGCTACAAAAACGAAAAAACTAACTCCCTACTATAAATTTAATATTGGCTCCATTACCAAAGAGTTTAGTGGTGTAGCATTATTGCAATTACAGGAACAGGGAAAATTGAAAATTGAAGATCCTATTTCCAAATATATTCCGGAATTACCAAAATGGGCCAATGAGGTTTCTCTAAAAGATTTATTGCAATACACGAGTGGCATTCCCAATGTAAATTGGAAAAAAATTAAAAGTAATCAGGATGTTTTCGATGATTTAAAATTAATTGACAAGCTTGATTTTGTTCCGGCAGCTCAATACGATTATAACATGAACAATGTTTTCCTGAGACAATTTATTGTTGAAAAAATCACAGGAATGCCTTACAAAGATTATGTACATAAAAATATTTTCAAGCCATGTAAAATGAATTCGGCTGAAATCACGCCTATTGCTGATGAAAAATTGATTGCAAAAGGATTTAATAGCAAATTAATAGAAGATAAGCCGGATTTTTTAGTGGGTGGAACTTTTTTAACGACAAGTGATTTGCTAAAATTCGTGAATTGCCTTCATTCAAAAAAATTAATCAATGAAAATTCTTTGTTTGAATTGGGACAAAACTTTGATTTGCCGGATACTCAATCCTCTTTGGGAGAGGCTACATTTAAAAACAAAAAATTAGTTGCCCACTCTCATGATGGGAGAGCCGGAAATTATGAAGCTCTTTTGGTTTCTGACCTGAATGAAAATTCTACTATTATTTTGTTGGGAAACAGTTATAATGGAAAATTATTTGAAATTGCTGATGCTATTACAGCCATATTGAAAAAGAGAAACAAATAA
- a CDS encoding NUDIX hydrolase yields MIDKLAWIELKNKSILSTKSYGKDKYYIPGGKREPGETDEQALIREIREELSVIIDPKTLHYFGTFEAQAHGHTEGILVKMTCYSGEYSGSLKTNAEIEEMKWLHYSDKDKISEVDQLIFDYLHQNNLLD; encoded by the coding sequence ATGATTGATAAACTAGCCTGGATCGAATTAAAAAATAAATCTATTCTCTCCACCAAAAGCTACGGAAAAGACAAGTATTATATTCCCGGTGGGAAAAGAGAACCCGGTGAAACAGACGAACAAGCTTTGATCCGCGAAATCCGTGAAGAATTAAGCGTTATAATTGACCCTAAAACACTTCATTATTTCGGAACTTTTGAGGCTCAGGCTCACGGACATACAGAAGGTATCCTTGTAAAAATGACCTGTTATTCAGGAGAATATTCCGGATCACTAAAAACCAACGCTGAAATTGAAGAAATGAAATGGCTTCATTATTCAGACAAAGATAAAATATCAGAAGTGGATCAGTTAATTTTTGATTATTTGCACCAAAATAATTTATTGGATTAA